The Gallus gallus isolate bGalGal1 chromosome 3, bGalGal1.mat.broiler.GRCg7b, whole genome shotgun sequence genome window below encodes:
- the GPR137B gene encoding integral membrane protein GPR137B isoform X1 codes for MEAPEWDPLKNDTLPPTLTPAVPPYVKLGLTIVYTVFYSLLFVFIYVQLWLVLHYRHKRFSYQTVFLFLCLFWASLRTVLFSFYFKDFVTANSLSPFIFWLLYCFPVCLQFFTLTLMNLYFTQVIFKAKSKYSPELLKYRLPLYLASLFISLLFLLVNLTCAVLVRTQNSERKIIVSVRVAINDTLFVLCAVSLSICLYKISKMSLANIYLESKGSSVCQVTSIGVTVILLYTSRACYNLFILSFSQTKKVNSFDYDWYNVSDQADLKCQLGDAGYIVFGVILFVWELLPTSLVVYFFRVRNPTKDLANAGMVPSHGFNPRSYFFDNPRRYDSDDDLAWNIAPQGAQGSFSPDYYDWGHQNNSFMAYIGSLQQDPTLDTDRPSPI; via the exons ATGGAGGCCCCTGAGTGGGACCCACTGAAAAATGACACCCTTCCACCGACCCTGACGCCAGCTGTCCCTCCGTACGTGAAGCTGGGCCTGACCATTGTATATACTGTTTTTTATTCACTGCTTTTTGTGTTCATCTACGTCCAGCTCTGGCTGGTCCTTCACTACAGGCACAAGAGGTTCAGTTACCAAActgtctttctgtttctgtgcttgttTTGGGCCTCCCTCAGGACTGTgctcttttcattttacttcaaaGACTTTGTCACAGCAAATTCTCTCAGCCCCTTCATCTTCTGGCTCCTCTATTGCTTCCCCGTCTGCCTCCAGTTTTTCACCCTGACCCTGATGAATCTGTACTTCACACAG gtgATATTTAAGGCTAAATCAAAATATTCCCCAGAGCTACTGAAATACAG GTTGCCCCTCTACCTGGCTTCTCTTTTCATAAGTCTCCTCTTCCTCTTGGTGAACTTAACATGTGCAGTATTGGTGAGGACACagaattcagagagaaaaatcattGTCTCTGTCCGGGTGGCAATTAATGACACGTTGTTTGTGCTCTGCGCTGTTTCACTCTCCATCTGCCTGTATAAGATTTCCAAGATGTCTTTAGCCAACATTTACTTGGAATCCAAG GGCTCATCCGTGTGTCAGGTGACAAGCATAGGAGTGACTGTTATACTACTTTATACCTCACGCGCCTGTTACAACTTGTTCATCTTATCATTTTCCCAAACCAAGAAAGTCAATTCTTTTGATTATGATTGGTACAACGTATCAGATCAG GCAGATCTGAAATGCCAGCTGGGAGATGCGGGTTACATAGTGTTTGGAGTGATCCTTTTCGTCTGGGAGCTCTTGCCTACTTCCCTGGTTGTGTATTTCTTCCGTGTCCGAAATCCTACCAAAGATCTT GCCAATGCAGGAATGGTCCCGAGCCATGGCTTCAATCCCAGATCTTATTTCTTTGACAACCCTCGCAGATATGACAGCGATGATGATCTGGCATGGAATATTGCACCCCAAGGAGCACAGGGCAG
- the GPR137B gene encoding integral membrane protein GPR137B isoform X2, producing the protein MEAPEWDPLKNDTLPPTLTPAVPPYVKLGLTIVYTVFYSLLFVFIYVQLWLVLHYRHKRFSYQTVFLFLCLFWASLRTVLFSFYFKDFVTANSLSPFIFWLLYCFPVCLQFFTLTLMNLYFTQVIFKAKSKYSPELLKYRLPLYLASLFISLLFLLVNLTCAVLVRTQNSERKIIVSVRVAINDTLFVLCAVSLSICLYKISKMSLANIYLESKGSSVCQVTSIGVTVILLYTSRACYNLFILSFSQTKKVNSFDYDWYNVSDQADLKCQLGDAGYIVFGVILFVWELLPTSLVVYFFRVRNPTKDLANAGMVPSHGFNPRSYFFDNPRRYDSDDDLAWNIAPQGAQGRLL; encoded by the exons ATGGAGGCCCCTGAGTGGGACCCACTGAAAAATGACACCCTTCCACCGACCCTGACGCCAGCTGTCCCTCCGTACGTGAAGCTGGGCCTGACCATTGTATATACTGTTTTTTATTCACTGCTTTTTGTGTTCATCTACGTCCAGCTCTGGCTGGTCCTTCACTACAGGCACAAGAGGTTCAGTTACCAAActgtctttctgtttctgtgcttgttTTGGGCCTCCCTCAGGACTGTgctcttttcattttacttcaaaGACTTTGTCACAGCAAATTCTCTCAGCCCCTTCATCTTCTGGCTCCTCTATTGCTTCCCCGTCTGCCTCCAGTTTTTCACCCTGACCCTGATGAATCTGTACTTCACACAG gtgATATTTAAGGCTAAATCAAAATATTCCCCAGAGCTACTGAAATACAG GTTGCCCCTCTACCTGGCTTCTCTTTTCATAAGTCTCCTCTTCCTCTTGGTGAACTTAACATGTGCAGTATTGGTGAGGACACagaattcagagagaaaaatcattGTCTCTGTCCGGGTGGCAATTAATGACACGTTGTTTGTGCTCTGCGCTGTTTCACTCTCCATCTGCCTGTATAAGATTTCCAAGATGTCTTTAGCCAACATTTACTTGGAATCCAAG GGCTCATCCGTGTGTCAGGTGACAAGCATAGGAGTGACTGTTATACTACTTTATACCTCACGCGCCTGTTACAACTTGTTCATCTTATCATTTTCCCAAACCAAGAAAGTCAATTCTTTTGATTATGATTGGTACAACGTATCAGATCAG GCAGATCTGAAATGCCAGCTGGGAGATGCGGGTTACATAGTGTTTGGAGTGATCCTTTTCGTCTGGGAGCTCTTGCCTACTTCCCTGGTTGTGTATTTCTTCCGTGTCCGAAATCCTACCAAAGATCTT GCCAATGCAGGAATGGTCCCGAGCCATGGCTTCAATCCCAGATCTTATTTCTTTGACAACCCTCGCAGATATGACAGCGATGATGATCTGGCATGGAATATTGCACCCCAAGGAGCACAGGGCAG